One window of Saimiri boliviensis isolate mSaiBol1 chromosome 4, mSaiBol1.pri, whole genome shotgun sequence genomic DNA carries:
- the CLPS gene encoding colipase, which produces MEKILILLLVALSVAYAAPGPRGIIINLEEGELCMNSAQCKSKCCHHSSALGLARCAPLASENNECSAKTLYGVYHKCPCERGLTCEGDKTITGAITNTNFGVCHDTGRSKQ; this is translated from the exons ATGGAGAAGATCCTGATCCTCCTGCTCGTCGCCCTCTCGGTGGCCTATGCGGCTCCCGGCCCCCGGGGGATTATTATAAACCTG GAAGAAGGTGAGCTCTGCATGAATAGTGCCCAGTGCAAGAGCAAATGCTGCCACCACTCAAGCGCCTTGGGCCTCGCCCGCTGCGCACCCCTGGCCAGCGAGAACAACGAGTGCTCTGCCAAG ACGCTCTACGGGGTTTACCACAAGTGTCCCTGTGAGCGTGGCCTGACCTGTGAGGGAGACAAGACCATCACGGGTGCCATCACCAACACCAACTTTGGCGTCTGCCACGACACTGGACGCTCCAAGCAGTGA
- the LHFPL5 gene encoding LHFPL tetraspan subfamily member 5 protein, translating into MVKLLPAQEAAKIYHTNYVRNARAVGVMWGTLTICFSVLVMALFIQPYWIGDSVNTPQAGYFGLFSYCVGNVLSSELICKGGPLDFSSIPSRAFKTAMFFVALGMFLIIGSIICFSLFFICNTATVYKICAWMQLAAATGLMIGCLVYPDGWDSSEVRRMCGEQTGKYTLGHCTIRWAFMLAILSIGDALILSFLAFLLGYRQDKLLPDDYKADGTEEV; encoded by the exons ATGGTGAAATTGCTGCCGGCCCAGGAGGCAGCCAAGATCTACCATACCAACTATGTGCGGAACGCGCGGGCCGTGGGCGTGATGTGGGGCACGCTCACCATCTGCTTCTCCGTGCTGGTCATGGCCCTCTTCATCCAGCCCTACTGGATCGGCGACAGCGTCAACACACCGCAAGCAGGCTACTTCGGCCTTTTCTCCTACTGCGTGGGTAACGTGCTGTCCTCCGAGCTCATCTGCAAAGGCGGTCCCCTAGATTTCTCCTCCATCCCCTCTAGAGCCTTCAAGACTGCCATGTTCTTCGTGGCCTTGGGCATGTTCCTCATCATTGGCTCCATCATCTGCTTCAGCCTGTTCTTCATCTGCAACACAGCCACAGTCTACAAGATCTGTGCATGGATGCAGCTGGCTGCCG CCACAGGCCTAATGATTGGCTGCCTGGTCTACCCTGACGGCTGGGACTCAAGTGAGGTGCGGCGCATGTGTGGGGAGCAGACGGGCAAGTACACGCTGGGCCACTGCACCATCCGCTGGGCCTTCATGCTGGCCATCCTCAGCATTGGCGACGCTCTCATCCTCTCCTTCCTGGCCTTCCTGTTGGGCTACCGGCAGGACAAGCTCCTCCCTGATGACTACAAGGCAGATGGAACCG AGGAGGTATGA